A single region of the Pontimicrobium sp. SW4 genome encodes:
- a CDS encoding ABC transporter ATP-binding protein has translation MKELQHLNKYFLKYKYKLLFGVIITISAIIFKLFTPRLIGSAIDVISNRLNGAIADDVFKKELMLTILYLIVAALVAGALTFLMRQTIINVSRYIEYDLKNEIYQQYQRLSLNFYKSNRTGDLMNRITEDVSRVRMYAGPAIMYSLNMITLFVVAFFYMYNQSPKLTMYTIIPLPILSLIIYFLSKEIHKRSTIVQEYLSKLSTFTQESFSGISVIKAYGIEPITNDNFEVLSTENRQKQIDLTKVQALFFPLMILLIGVSNILVIYIGGLQYINGEIESIGVIAEFIIYVNMLTWPVATLGWVTSIVQQAEASQKRINEFLNEKPEIKNTVSTLTNIYGTIEFKDVHFTYTDTNIEALKGLSFKINSGETLAVIGKTGSGKSTILDLIGRLYDVNSGIIEIDGTPIENVNLTSLRNSIGFVPQDAFLFSDSIKNNIKFGSVDATDEDVIKAARNAVVHKNIKAFNKGYETVLGERGITLSGGQKQRVSIARAIIKNPKILLLDDCLSAVDTETEEQILNNLNSISKGKTTIIVSHRISSAKNANQIIVLDEGKIIQQGSHDDLINIDGYYKELYLKQLSETIEDNN, from the coding sequence ATGAAAGAATTACAACATCTTAATAAATATTTTTTAAAGTATAAATACAAACTTTTATTTGGTGTAATAATTACTATTAGCGCCATAATATTTAAGCTTTTTACACCTCGTTTAATTGGGAGTGCCATTGATGTTATATCAAATAGGTTAAATGGAGCTATTGCGGACGATGTTTTTAAAAAAGAATTAATGTTAACGATTCTTTATTTAATCGTTGCTGCATTAGTTGCTGGTGCTCTAACCTTTTTAATGAGACAAACCATAATTAATGTGTCAAGATATATTGAGTATGATTTAAAAAATGAAATCTATCAACAATATCAACGTCTATCATTAAATTTTTACAAAAGTAATCGCACTGGAGATTTAATGAATCGTATTACTGAAGATGTGAGCAGAGTACGAATGTATGCAGGACCAGCTATTATGTATTCCTTAAATATGATTACACTTTTCGTGGTTGCATTTTTTTATATGTACAATCAGTCTCCAAAGCTAACTATGTATACCATAATTCCGCTTCCAATACTATCGTTAATCATTTATTTTTTAAGTAAAGAAATACATAAGCGTAGTACAATTGTACAAGAGTACCTTTCAAAATTATCAACATTTACGCAAGAATCTTTTAGCGGAATATCTGTTATTAAAGCTTATGGAATCGAGCCAATTACCAATGACAATTTTGAAGTTTTATCTACAGAAAATAGGCAGAAACAAATTGATCTTACCAAAGTTCAGGCTTTGTTTTTCCCTCTAATGATTTTACTTATTGGTGTAAGCAATATTTTAGTTATTTATATTGGAGGCCTTCAATACATTAATGGAGAAATTGAAAGTATAGGAGTTATTGCAGAATTTATTATTTACGTAAATATGCTTACATGGCCAGTAGCTACTTTAGGTTGGGTAACCTCAATTGTTCAACAAGCCGAAGCGTCTCAAAAACGAATAAATGAGTTTTTAAATGAAAAACCTGAAATTAAAAATACCGTAAGCACACTAACCAATATATATGGCACAATAGAATTTAAAGATGTGCATTTTACATATACCGACACGAACATTGAAGCATTAAAAGGACTCAGTTTTAAGATAAATAGCGGTGAAACACTTGCAGTAATTGGCAAAACAGGGTCAGGAAAATCAACCATTCTAGATTTAATTGGTAGACTTTATGATGTAAACAGTGGCATTATAGAAATTGATGGAACACCAATTGAAAATGTTAACTTAACCAGTTTAAGAAACAGTATAGGATTTGTACCTCAAGATGCATTTCTTTTTTCCGATTCAATAAAAAATAATATAAAATTTGGTTCAGTAGACGCAACAGATGAAGATGTTATAAAAGCAGCAAGAAATGCTGTTGTACATAAAAACATTAAGGCTTTTAATAAAGGGTATGAAACCGTTTTAGGTGAACGAGGCATTACGCTTTCTGGAGGTCAAAAGCAACGTGTTTCTATTGCTAGAGCAATTATAAAAAATCCAAAAATATTATTACTTGACGACTGTCTTTCTGCTGTAGATACTGAGACAGAAGAACAAATCTTAAACAATTTAAATAGCATTTCTAAAGGAAAAACAACCATTATTGTTAGTCATAGAATTTCTTCTGCCAAAAACGCAAATCAGATTATAGTTCTTGATGAAGGTAAAATAATCCAACAAGGCTCTCACGATGATCTGATTAACATTGATGGTTATTACAAAGAGCTTTATTTAAAACAATTATCGGAAACTATCGAAGACAATAATTAA
- a CDS encoding Glu/Leu/Phe/Val dehydrogenase, with amino-acid sequence MISDVINPKDIKKVDPVFGQLSFDNHEQVVFCNDKDTGLKAIIGIHNTVLGPALGGTRMWQYNNEWEALNDVLRLSRGMTFKAAITGLNLGGGKAVIIGDAKTQKTPELMKKFGEFVHSLSGKYITAEDVGMETSDMDLVREVTPYVTGISESKGGAGNPSPITAFGVFMGMKAAAKFKFGTDILEDRTVFVQGIGHVGESLVEHLTNEGAKVVIADINEDRLQEVSSKYGATIYTGNDVYSEAMDIYAPCALGATVNDDTIYKLKAQVIAGAANNQLAVEDKHGAILQKRGIVYAPDFLINAGGIINVYAELENYGKKEILRKTENIYNTTLQILEKAKDSSITTNQAALDIARERIATRKKETSK; translated from the coding sequence ATGATTTCAGACGTCATAAACCCCAAAGACATCAAAAAAGTTGACCCTGTATTTGGACAACTTTCTTTTGACAACCACGAACAAGTCGTATTTTGTAATGACAAAGATACAGGTTTAAAAGCAATAATAGGAATACATAATACGGTTTTAGGACCTGCACTCGGTGGCACAAGAATGTGGCAGTACAACAATGAGTGGGAAGCCTTAAACGATGTATTAAGACTTTCTAGGGGAATGACCTTTAAAGCTGCAATTACAGGGTTAAATCTTGGAGGGGGAAAAGCAGTTATTATTGGTGATGCTAAAACACAAAAAACACCCGAACTAATGAAAAAGTTTGGAGAGTTTGTACATTCTTTAAGCGGAAAATATATCACAGCTGAAGATGTTGGAATGGAAACTTCTGATATGGATTTAGTTAGAGAAGTAACACCTTACGTAACAGGGATATCTGAAAGTAAAGGTGGTGCAGGAAACCCTTCACCTATAACGGCTTTTGGTGTTTTTATGGGAATGAAAGCCGCAGCTAAATTTAAATTTGGAACAGACATATTAGAAGATAGAACTGTATTTGTACAAGGAATTGGTCATGTTGGTGAATCTTTAGTAGAACATTTAACAAATGAAGGAGCTAAAGTCGTTATTGCCGATATTAATGAAGACCGTTTACAAGAAGTAAGCTCAAAATATGGAGCTACTATTTATACTGGTAATGATGTTTATAGTGAAGCTATGGACATTTATGCGCCTTGCGCATTAGGAGCTACTGTAAATGACGATACTATTTACAAGCTAAAAGCTCAAGTAATTGCTGGAGCAGCAAATAACCAATTAGCTGTTGAGGATAAACATGGTGCTATTCTTCAGAAAAGAGGTATTGTTTATGCACCAGATTTTTTAATAAATGCAGGAGGGATTATTAATGTATATGCTGAATTAGAGAATTATGGCAAAAAAGAGATTCTTAGAAAAACTGAAAATATTTATAATACAACACTTCAAATATTAGAGAAAGCAAAAGACAGTAGTATTACTACTAATCAGGCTGCTTTGGATATTGCAAGAGAAAGGATTGCTACAAGAAAAAAAGAAACTTCAAAATAG
- the nusB gene encoding transcription antitermination factor NusB — protein sequence MLNRRHVRIKVMQVIYAFRGNESDDLKINQRFLNQSMENMYNLYLLILSLLIEIQAKAEDHLTKSQKKHLATAEEKNPSRKFINNELLLLLKENTLLKETLETRKVDNWKLDSEYVDVIFKSLSKSDLYKDYMATKTSTFKEDKSFIIDVFKEIIAPNEKLYNYLEDKNITWLDDLPVINTTIVKLLRKTNPQISQSHFLPKLVKDHEDKEFANDLLNKTILNLSSLSKEIEGRTANWDKDRIANIDFVLLQMAICEFQKFPSIPIKVTINEYLEIAKEYSTPKSSVFINGILDKLVKEYSDKGTLNKVGRGLI from the coding sequence ATGCTTAATAGAAGACATGTTCGTATAAAAGTAATGCAAGTGATATATGCATTTCGAGGTAATGAAAGTGATGATTTAAAAATAAACCAAAGGTTTTTAAACCAAAGTATGGAAAATATGTACAACTTATATCTTTTAATCCTTTCTTTATTAATTGAGATACAAGCAAAAGCAGAAGACCACCTTACTAAATCTCAAAAAAAACATTTAGCTACAGCAGAGGAGAAAAACCCTAGTAGAAAGTTTATTAATAATGAATTACTACTTTTATTAAAAGAGAATACTTTATTAAAAGAAACGCTTGAAACTAGAAAAGTTGATAATTGGAAGTTGGATAGCGAATACGTTGATGTAATTTTCAAATCACTTTCTAAAAGTGATTTGTATAAAGACTATATGGCAACAAAAACATCAACTTTTAAAGAAGATAAGTCGTTTATAATTGATGTTTTTAAAGAAATTATTGCACCAAACGAGAAGCTATATAATTATTTGGAAGATAAAAATATTACTTGGTTAGATGATTTACCAGTAATTAATACAACAATAGTTAAGTTACTTAGAAAGACAAATCCGCAAATTTCTCAAAGTCATTTCCTTCCAAAACTGGTTAAAGACCATGAAGATAAAGAGTTTGCAAACGATTTATTAAATAAAACTATTTTAAACTTGTCATCGTTAAGCAAAGAGATTGAAGGGAGAACAGCCAATTGGGATAAAGACAGAATAGCAAATATTGATTTTGTATTACTACAAATGGCTATTTGCGAGTTTCAAAAATTTCCATCCATACCAATTAAAGTTACAATTAATGAATATTTAGAGATTGCAAAGGAATATTCTACACCAAAAAGTAGTGTGTTTATAAATGGAATTTTGGATAAATTAGTAAAGGAATATAGTGATAAAGGAACGTTAAATAAAGTAGGTAGAGGACTCATTTAA
- a CDS encoding DUF1573 domain-containing protein encodes MKKIILSLSALCMVAFTSCKEDATSKIKAENVTQAAERDAVVGDFPILTFDKKEHDFGEIENGTPVETVFNYTNTGKAPLVITDIKSTCGCTVPQDWSKEPLAPGASAKFTVQFNGKGSPGSSTSKTVTVTANTESGTEAVKIKAFIKGGPAANGLPSVATTQVKSSTQPGHEGHNHD; translated from the coding sequence ATGAAAAAAATAATTTTAAGTTTAAGTGCCTTGTGTATGGTTGCATTTACATCTTGTAAGGAAGATGCAACAAGTAAAATTAAAGCAGAAAACGTAACACAAGCAGCTGAAAGAGATGCTGTAGTTGGAGATTTTCCAATATTAACTTTCGATAAGAAAGAACACGATTTTGGTGAAATTGAAAATGGAACTCCAGTAGAAACGGTATTTAATTATACTAATACAGGTAAAGCACCATTAGTAATTACTGATATTAAGAGTACTTGTGGTTGTACAGTTCCTCAAGATTGGAGTAAAGAGCCATTAGCACCAGGGGCTTCTGCAAAGTTCACTGTTCAGTTTAATGGAAAAGGTTCACCAGGAAGTAGTACTTCAAAAACAGTTACTGTAACTGCTAATACTGAAAGTGGTACAGAAGCTGTAAAAATTAAGGCTTTTATTAAAGGAGGACCTGCTGCAAATGGATTACCTAGTGTAGCTACTACTCAGGTAAAATCTAGTACACAACCAGGTCACGAAGGACATAACCACGATTAA
- a CDS encoding YdeI/OmpD-associated family protein: MKKVHSVEEYIETHEKFGDALTLLRNLINSTELNETIKWSAPVYDLNGKNVVGLGAFKNHFGIWFFNGVFLKDEQNLLVNAQEKTKALRQIRFESINGINKDIVLAYVKEAIENQKAGKQIKPDRSKKETIIPLELQAVLDNNKELHVCFNALSPSKQREYCEHIATAKREATKLSRIEKITPMILQGVGLHDKYKNC; the protein is encoded by the coding sequence ATGAAAAAAGTACATTCCGTTGAAGAATACATTGAGACACACGAAAAATTTGGTGATGCCTTAACTTTACTTCGCAACCTAATAAATTCAACAGAGCTTAATGAAACTATAAAATGGAGCGCTCCTGTGTATGACCTAAATGGTAAAAATGTGGTTGGGTTAGGAGCTTTTAAAAACCATTTTGGTATTTGGTTTTTTAATGGTGTGTTTTTAAAAGACGAACAAAATTTATTAGTCAATGCACAAGAAAAAACCAAAGCCTTACGACAAATACGTTTTGAGTCTATAAATGGCATTAATAAAGATATTGTATTGGCTTATGTTAAAGAAGCTATAGAAAATCAAAAAGCTGGAAAACAAATAAAACCAGATAGAAGTAAAAAAGAAACAATTATTCCTCTAGAGTTACAAGCAGTGTTAGATAATAATAAGGAATTACACGTTTGTTTTAATGCATTATCGCCTTCTAAACAGCGTGAATATTGTGAACATATAGCAACTGCAAAACGAGAAGCAACAAAACTGAGTCGCATAGAAAAAATAACACCTATGATATTACAAGGTGTTGGTTTACATGATAAATATAAAAACTGCTAA
- the pepT gene encoding peptidase T produces MLNKQHIINRFIGYVKIDTESDPKSSTTPSTKKQWDLANKLYEELIAIGMTDVTIDENAYIMATLPSNVNHDVPTIGFISHFDTSPDFTGANVNPQIIENYDGEDIILNANENIILSPDYFEDLLLYKGQTLISTDGTTLLGADDKAGICEIVSAMEYLIQHPEIKHGDIKVGFTPDEEIGRGAHKFDVKKFGADWAYTMDGSQVGELEYENFNAAEVKVTFKGKIVHPGYAKGKMINSIHYATEYINALPKLEVPEHTEGYQGFFHLHDMHGNVEKTVLEYIIRDHDKDKFEARKALMQKIANDFNNKYESKIVVIDIKDQYYNMKEKVEPVKYIVDIAEEAMLQLGITPIIKAIRGGTDGSQLSYMGLPCPNIFAGGHNFHGRYEYVPVESILKATQVICKIAELTQERYK; encoded by the coding sequence ATGCTAAATAAACAACACATTATAAACCGCTTTATAGGCTATGTGAAAATTGACACCGAAAGTGACCCAAAAAGTAGCACAACTCCTAGTACAAAAAAACAGTGGGATTTGGCCAATAAGTTATACGAGGAACTTATAGCAATTGGTATGACAGATGTGACCATAGATGAAAATGCATACATCATGGCTACTTTACCAAGTAATGTAAATCATGACGTACCAACTATTGGGTTTATTTCACATTTCGATACGTCACCAGATTTTACAGGAGCGAATGTAAACCCACAAATTATTGAAAACTATGATGGAGAAGACATTATTTTAAATGCAAATGAAAACATTATTTTATCTCCAGATTATTTTGAAGACTTATTACTCTACAAAGGACAAACACTTATCTCCACAGATGGAACTACCTTGCTAGGAGCCGATGATAAAGCTGGTATTTGTGAAATAGTAAGTGCTATGGAATACCTGATTCAACACCCAGAGATAAAACATGGCGACATTAAAGTTGGTTTTACACCAGATGAAGAAATTGGACGTGGTGCTCATAAATTTGATGTAAAAAAGTTTGGTGCAGATTGGGCTTATACTATGGATGGAAGTCAAGTAGGAGAACTAGAATACGAAAACTTTAATGCAGCTGAAGTAAAAGTAACTTTTAAAGGCAAAATTGTACATCCAGGATATGCTAAAGGCAAAATGATTAATTCTATACATTATGCAACGGAGTATATCAATGCCTTACCAAAGTTAGAGGTTCCTGAACATACTGAAGGTTATCAAGGTTTTTTTCATTTGCATGACATGCATGGAAACGTTGAAAAAACTGTTTTAGAATATATTATAAGAGACCACGACAAAGATAAATTTGAGGCACGTAAAGCATTAATGCAAAAAATTGCTAATGATTTTAACAACAAATACGAAAGCAAAATAGTAGTCATTGATATTAAAGATCAATACTATAATATGAAAGAAAAGGTAGAACCTGTTAAATATATTGTAGATATAGCCGAAGAAGCAATGCTACAATTAGGTATCACACCAATTATAAAAGCCATTAGAGGTGGTACAGATGGCTCACAATTAAGCTATATGGGCTTACCTTGTCCTAATATATTTGCTGGAGGACATAATTTTCATGGGCGTTATGAGTATGTTCCAGTAGAAAGTATATTAAAAGCAACTCAAGTAATTTGTAAAATTGCCGAACTTACACAAGAACGTTATAAGTAA